AAGGAAGAAGAGAAAAAGGGGATGGATGGGCAAAGAATTGACATTGTCCGTGCTATGACCCTGGGAACAGTCACCTATGCGGAAGCGAGCAGTGGTTTCTTTGAACTATTGCGTTCCTTCTTCAGTGCAGAGGGTGTAATAGAGATTCCCCCTGGCTTCCGTCCCATTAACATTGCCACCTACGGTGCCGAGCGGATGAAGAAATCCCTAAGGGACTTGAGTTGGTTTGTGCGCTATACCACCTATGCCATGGTGGCAGGTGACCCCAATATCTTGGCACAGAACGTGCGGGGCTTGCGGGAAATTATTGAAAATGCCTGCTCTGCCGATGCCACGCTGGTAGCTCTCCAAGCGATGCGCAATGCAGCTATGAGTTACTTCCGCAATGACCAAGAGGCAAAGGACATTGTTGCCCAGTATTTCAATGTAGCAATTGCGGAATTCAAAGCCCCTACCCCTTCCAACAAACTGCGGCAACGGGACTCCAGGGACTTGCAGGGGTTGAGCTTACCGCAAATTTACTTCAATACAGCGGAGAGAAGGCAGAAATTTGTCATGAAGCCTGGTCTATCTGCCAGTGAGAAGAATGAGGTAATTAAAGCTGCCTACCGTCAGATTTTTGAACGGGATATTACCCGCGCCTACGGACTTAAACTAGACGACCTGGAATCCAAGGTAAAGAATGGTGAGATTTCCATGAAGGAATTCATCCGCCGTCTGGGTAAGTCCCCCCTCTACCGTGACCAGTTCTTTACTCCCTACATCAACTCCCGCGCTTTGGAATTAGCCTTTAAGCATTTCCTGGGGCGTGCCCCTGAGTCTCGCGAAGAGGTGCAAAAGTATTTTGCCATCGTGTCCCAGGGTGGTTTGCCTGCCCTCATTGATGCCCTGGTAGATTCCCGCGAATACAGCGACTACTTTGGCGAGGAGACTGTACCTTATAAGCGAGGACTGGGACAGGAAGCCCAACCTGCCCGTAACTGGGGTGCCCAATTTGACCTGTTCAACTATTCTGCCCCCTTCCGTAAGATTCCCCAGTTCATTACCCTGTTTGCCAGTTACAAGAAGCCGCTGCCGGATCAACACGTTTACGGTTCGGGCAATGACCCCCTGGAAATTCAATTTGGGGCTATCTTCCCCAAGGAAACCCGCAACCCCAGTGCTTCCCCTGCCTACTTTAGCAAGGATACCCGTCGCATCCTCATTCGCAATGGCCCTGCAATTACCAACCAAGTCAGCAATCCTGGGGCAAGGGGAGAAGCGCCAGGTAGTCTCGGTCCCAGAGTCTTGAAGTTGGATCAGTTGCCTGCTTTTAAGGGGAAAAAGTACAACAAGAATGCTAGTGTTAAATTTGCGGAAACTTCTACCCAGGCGGTCATCCGTGCTATCTACCAGCAAGTGATCGGTCGTCAGGTCTATGAGGGGCAGCGCCTTACTGTGGATGAAATCAAACTGGAGAACGGAGAAATTACCGTGCGGGAATTCGTCCGCCGTCTGGCTAAATCCCCCCTCTTCCGTGACCTCTATTGGTCAAAATTGTATGTGTGCAAGGCGATCGAGTACATTCACCGCCGCCTGTTGGGTCGTCCCACCTATGGTCGGGAGGAGATGAACCGCTACTATGACATTTGCTACAAGAAGGGGTTTTATGCCCTGGTGGATGCCATCATCGATAGCAAGGAGTACGAGGAAAGTTTTGGGGAAGACACGGTTCCCTATGAGCGCTATTTGACTCCCAAGGGTCTAGCGCTGCGCACCAATCGGCTGGCAACGGTGGGCACTAAGGGCATGATGGTGGAAAAAGAAGAAACACCTAAGTTCATCACCCTTGGTCAACCCACGATGCAGATGAATGACTATGTGATCAAGACTCTGATAGAGCAGGGTGTCAGCAAGAAGCGGGAGCAGCGCAAAATCTTCAAGCTCACCAACCTCGACCCTGTCAGTGTACAAGCCTTGGCACGGGCTGCTTATCGCCAGGTATTCGAGCGGGATATGGATGCCTACGTGGCTGATGCTCAGTTTAGTCGCTATGTCAGTAAGTTGCAGAATGGGGAGATCACGGTGAAGGAGTTTATCCTGGCCCTTGGTACTTCCGATCTCTACATCAAGGAGTTCTATACTCCCTATCCCAATACCAAGGTGATTGAATTAGGGACTAAACACTTCCTGGGCAGAGCGCCCCTTGATCAGGCGGAAATCCGTAAATACAACCAGTTGTTGGCGACCAAGGGCATCAAGGCATTCATCTTTGCCCTCGTAAACAGCCAGGAGTACGCTGAGGTGTTTGGTGAAGATACGGTGCCCTACAACCGCTTTGCCACTTTCCCAGCTGCTAATTTCCCCAATACCCAGAAGCTCTACAATCAGCTGACGAAGCAGGATAAATCGATCGTTGTGCCCAGCTTTCCCCCCATCCAACCGCGGATGGATGCAGCGGAAATGCCCCTGACTAAGCAATTGCTAACTAAGTAGTTAGGGTTTCCATCAAATTCGGTAATTGCCCCTGCGGGGGCTTTTTTATGCTATCTATCTACGGGGTAAGCATGACCTCTTGGGAGAGGTTGAGAATGGTTTGGATTAGTTCTTCTCGCACTGCCTCTACCCGATCGTTATCAACCTGACAGGTACCGGCGTTAGTGTGCCCGCCCCCCCCGTAGCGCAGCATTAGAGCACCGACATTGACAGGGGAAGTGCGATTGAGGATAGATTTACCAACGGCAAAGACAGTATTTTGTTGTTTGACACCCCAAATAATGTGCATAGAAATATTACAGTCCGGGTTGAGGGCGTAGACCATAAAGCGATTGCCAGGGTAGATTATTTCTTCTTCCCGTAAGTCCACAACCACTAGGGGGTGAATCACTTGGCACACTCGTTGTAACTGGGCTTTGAACTTGTCCTCGTATTCTCTGTAGAGGTCGACTCTCTCCTTGACATCGGGCTGCGCCATCACCTCCGCAATGGACATGGTGCGCAGATATTCTGTCAAATCCAGCATCAATTGATAGTTGGAAATACGGAAATCCTTGAACCGTCCCAAACCAGTGCGGGCATCTAGTAAAAAACTCAGCAAAGTCCAGCCTGTGGGTTGCAAAATTTCCTCTAGCGTAAACTGGGCAGCATCCGACTTGTCCACCGCTGCCATCATCTCCTGGGATAGTTGGGGCAATTTCAGCTTACCGCCATAGTAGTTGTAGACCACCCGTGCTGCGGAAGGAGCCTCTGGGTCGATAATAAGATTGGGGGGGGCAGATGCCAAGCGCAGGGTCTCACTGTAGTGGTGGTCGAAGGCGAGATACACGCCGGGAACGTAGGGCAAATTGGCAGTAATGTCCCGCTCGGTGACTGTTATCTTGCCATCCTGCATATCCTTGGGGTGGGCAAAGACAATTTCATCGATTAAGTCTAGTTCCTTTAGAATGACAGCGCAGACAATCCCATCTAGGTCGCTGCGAGTAATCAATCTATACTTTGCCATGCCATTTCCCAGCGCTCGCCTTCCCTAATATTACCCTTTTCTGCCCTATTTGAAGAAAAGTAAATTTTCCGTTGCAAACACCCATTTGCCTGATAATCAAGTAAAATCAAGCCAAATCGTTAGGAGTGAACTATGACCCCCATCACTGCCATGCTGGCCGAAGAAGAAGAGTTTGAAGAAGAGGAGCTGGAAGAGGAGGAAGAGTACGACGAGGACGAAGAGTATGAAGATGATGATGACTACGAAGAAGAAGACGAGGAGGATTAAGATTTAGATGGAAATCATCCCCGCGATCGACATCCTAGAGGGGCGGTGCGTTAGGTTGTATCAGGGGGACTATCAGCAAGCGGAAGTGTTCAGCGATGACCCCCTAGCAGTCGCCCGCCGCTGGTATGAGGAAGGTGCCCATGCTCTCCACGTGGTGGATTTAGACGGTGCCCGATCGGGGGAACCCCAAAACCTCAAAGTTATCGAGGCGATTGCGCGGTCAGTTCCCGTTCATGTACAGGTGGGGGGAGGATTGCGCAGTCGTAATACAATTATGGCAGTATTATCGACAGGAGTCAGTCGGGTCATTTTGGGCACGATTGCTGTGGAAGCACCCCAGTTGGTGGCAGATATTTGTGGGGAATTTCCCGGTCAGGTGCTGGTCAGTATTGATGCCAGAAATGGCAAAGTGGCGACCCAGGGCTGGCTACACACAGCGGAAGTTTGCGCCACTGAATTAGCCCCCCGTTTAGCCACCTTGGGGATTGCGGGTATTGTCTACACAGACATTCAGCGGGACGGTACCCTGCAAGGACCTAACCTCGAGCAACTCCGTCAACTGGCAATGGCGGTAGATGTGCCTATTATCGCTTCAGGTGGTATCAGTACTGTGCAAGACCTGTTAAATTTGCTCACCCTTGAACCTTTGGGAGTCACAGGGGTAATTATTGGTAAAGCTCTCTATACTGGCAATCTTGACCTCAAAACTGCTATACGTGCTGTGCGCTACCAAGATGTCACCAGTGATCGGGGCTGGGCGTAAAACCTAAAGAAAAACAGCAATCTAGGGGGAGGGGCAAGAGAGACCGCTAAAATGCTCCCTAGTATCGTATCCTGCCTATGGTGCAAGCACTAATAGAAGAGAATCCCCTAAGAGTAGGACTAACTCAGGAACGCACACCGGAACCGTTAATCCTTGTTATCTTCGGGGCATCAGGGGACTTAACGGCGCGTAAGTTAGTACCAGCAGTTTATCATCTCCGCCAGCAGCGGCGGTTGCCACCGGAAATTACGATCGTGGGGGTGGCACGGCGGGAGTGGAGTCACGATTATTTTCGGGAGCAGATGCGCCAGGGAGTGGAGACCTACGGGCAGGGGATAGGAGCTGAGGCGGTGTGGCAGGACTTTGCCCAGGGTTTGTACTACTGTGCTGCTGACATGGACGACCCTGCCAGTTATCAGAAACTCAATAAACTCCTAACGGAACTAGACGAGATTAGGGGGACACGGGGCAATCGTGTCTTTTATCTGGCAGTGGCACCGAAATTCTTCGCCGAAGCGATTCGTCAACTGGGCTACGCTGGCATGATTAAAAGTCCAGAAAAGACTCGCCTGGTGATTGAAAAGCCCTTTGGTCGAGATTTGTCCTCTTGTCAAGAACTGAACAAAGTAGTGCAGCAGGTCTGTGATGAACGGCAGGTCTATCGCATCGACCACTATCTTGGTAAAGAAACTGTCCAGAACCTGTTAGTATTGCGCTTTGCCAATGCTATCTTTGAACCCCTGTGGAACCGTCAGTACGTTGACCACATCCAAATTACCGTTGCCGAAAGTGTGGGAGTAGAAGACCGGGCTGGCTATTACGAAACCGCTGGGGCATTGCGGGATATGTTGCAGAACCATTTGATGCAGTTGTTCTGTCTGACAGCCATGGAACCCCCTAACCAACTGGAGGCGGATGCTCTCAGAAATGAAAAAGTCAAAGTGATCCAAGCTACCCACCTGGCTGATACCAAAAATCTGCAGTACGCAGCAGTTAGAGCGCAGTACGGACCAGGGTGGATGAAGGGCAAGGAGGTGCCAGGATACCGATCGGAGCCGGGGGTTAATCCCAACTCCACCAGGGAAACCTATGTAGCAATGAAGTTTTTCGTGGACAACTGGCGGTGGCAGGGGGTACCCTTTTATCTCCGCACAGGGAAGCGCATGCCCAAAAAGGTGACGGAAATTGCGATTGAGTTTCGCCAAGTGCCCTATCTTTTGTTCAAATCAGTGGCAGGGCAAGTTAGTCCTAACATTCTTATCCTGCGCATTCAGCCCAATGAGGGAGTCGCTCTCAGATTTGAGGCAAAAATGCCAGGGACAGAGTTGCGCTCCCGCTCGGTGGAGATGGATTTTGCCTATGGTAAAACCTTTGGCATTGGCGGGTCAGATGCCTACGACCGCTTGCTGCTAGACTGTATGTTGGGTGACCAAACCCTATTTACCCGCGCTGATGAAGTAGAAGCAGCTTGGCAATTGGTGACTCCCGCCCTCAATGCTTGGGATATACCTACTGACCCCAACTCTATTCCTCTCTACGAAGCGGGGACATGGGGGCCCAAGGAAGCGGAAGAGCTAATTAACCGGGATGGAAGACAGTGGAGGCGCATATGAGTTCTGTGATTTCTCTCTATAGCCCAAAGGATGTATCCTTTGCCCAAATTGACCAGGAGCTAAACAAAATTTGGCAAGCCTACGGAGAGCACGCTGCTGCTAGAGCTAGTACCTTTAACTTAATTGTCTACGAACCTAAGGGAGACCTAGCCAGTGTGCAAACCACGATCGATGTCATTGCTGCCCAAAGCCCCTGTCGTGTCATCTGTCTGTTGCCCCAGCCCGGGGAAGATGAGGGAATTACTGCCCAGGTTGCCTCCTATTGCCCCATTCAGAGAAGTCGGAGTAACTTGATCTGTGGTGAATACATTACCCTCAGGGGGACAAAAGCTGCCTTTGAACGGGTTTACCCTCTTCTAAGGGAACTGACACTGCAGGATTTGCCCGTATTTGTCTGGTGGAAGGACAGCCCTGATATTGGCAGCCTCCTGTTTGAACGGTTGATGCAAAATGTCGATCGCTTAATCC
This genomic interval from Pseudanabaenaceae cyanobacterium SKYG29 contains the following:
- a CDS encoding exopolyphosphatase, whose product is MAKYRLITRSDLDGIVCAVILKELDLIDEIVFAHPKDMQDGKITVTERDITANLPYVPGVYLAFDHHYSETLRLASAPPNLIIDPEAPSAARVVYNYYGGKLKLPQLSQEMMAAVDKSDAAQFTLEEILQPTGWTLLSFLLDARTGLGRFKDFRISNYQLMLDLTEYLRTMSIAEVMAQPDVKERVDLYREYEDKFKAQLQRVCQVIHPLVVVDLREEEIIYPGNRFMVYALNPDCNISMHIIWGVKQQNTVFAVGKSILNRTSPVNVGALMLRYGGGGHTNAGTCQVDNDRVEAVREELIQTILNLSQEVMLTP
- the hisA gene encoding 1-(5-phosphoribosyl)-5-[(5-phosphoribosylamino)methylideneamino]imidazole-4-carboxamide isomerase translates to MEIIPAIDILEGRCVRLYQGDYQQAEVFSDDPLAVARRWYEEGAHALHVVDLDGARSGEPQNLKVIEAIARSVPVHVQVGGGLRSRNTIMAVLSTGVSRVILGTIAVEAPQLVADICGEFPGQVLVSIDARNGKVATQGWLHTAEVCATELAPRLATLGIAGIVYTDIQRDGTLQGPNLEQLRQLAMAVDVPIIASGGISTVQDLLNLLTLEPLGVTGVIIGKALYTGNLDLKTAIRAVRYQDVTSDRGWA
- the zwf gene encoding glucose-6-phosphate dehydrogenase; translation: MVQALIEENPLRVGLTQERTPEPLILVIFGASGDLTARKLVPAVYHLRQQRRLPPEITIVGVARREWSHDYFREQMRQGVETYGQGIGAEAVWQDFAQGLYYCAADMDDPASYQKLNKLLTELDEIRGTRGNRVFYLAVAPKFFAEAIRQLGYAGMIKSPEKTRLVIEKPFGRDLSSCQELNKVVQQVCDERQVYRIDHYLGKETVQNLLVLRFANAIFEPLWNRQYVDHIQITVAESVGVEDRAGYYETAGALRDMLQNHLMQLFCLTAMEPPNQLEADALRNEKVKVIQATHLADTKNLQYAAVRAQYGPGWMKGKEVPGYRSEPGVNPNSTRETYVAMKFFVDNWRWQGVPFYLRTGKRMPKKVTEIAIEFRQVPYLLFKSVAGQVSPNILILRIQPNEGVALRFEAKMPGTELRSRSVEMDFAYGKTFGIGGSDAYDRLLLDCMLGDQTLFTRADEVEAAWQLVTPALNAWDIPTDPNSIPLYEAGTWGPKEAEELINRDGRQWRRI
- a CDS encoding phycobilisome rod-core linker polypeptide, producing the protein MAITTSSGAVDARPQLYQTALSATIVQLEQQDRYPGRTELEDLNTFYQSSLKRLEIAAIITQNSETIVSKGAGRIFTGGSPMAFLEKPKEEEKKGMDGQRIDIVRAMTLGTVTYAEASSGFFELLRSFFSAEGVIEIPPGFRPINIATYGAERMKKSLRDLSWFVRYTTYAMVAGDPNILAQNVRGLREIIENACSADATLVALQAMRNAAMSYFRNDQEAKDIVAQYFNVAIAEFKAPTPSNKLRQRDSRDLQGLSLPQIYFNTAERRQKFVMKPGLSASEKNEVIKAAYRQIFERDITRAYGLKLDDLESKVKNGEISMKEFIRRLGKSPLYRDQFFTPYINSRALELAFKHFLGRAPESREEVQKYFAIVSQGGLPALIDALVDSREYSDYFGEETVPYKRGLGQEAQPARNWGAQFDLFNYSAPFRKIPQFITLFASYKKPLPDQHVYGSGNDPLEIQFGAIFPKETRNPSASPAYFSKDTRRILIRNGPAITNQVSNPGARGEAPGSLGPRVLKLDQLPAFKGKKYNKNASVKFAETSTQAVIRAIYQQVIGRQVYEGQRLTVDEIKLENGEITVREFVRRLAKSPLFRDLYWSKLYVCKAIEYIHRRLLGRPTYGREEMNRYYDICYKKGFYALVDAIIDSKEYEESFGEDTVPYERYLTPKGLALRTNRLATVGTKGMMVEKEETPKFITLGQPTMQMNDYVIKTLIEQGVSKKREQRKIFKLTNLDPVSVQALARAAYRQVFERDMDAYVADAQFSRYVSKLQNGEITVKEFILALGTSDLYIKEFYTPYPNTKVIELGTKHFLGRAPLDQAEIRKYNQLLATKGIKAFIFALVNSQEYAEVFGEDTVPYNRFATFPAANFPNTQKLYNQLTKQDKSIVVPSFPPIQPRMDAAEMPLTKQLLTK